DNA from Streptomyces sp. Edi4:
CTGTTCCTCATCCAACCGCTCGAACAGGAGCAATCATGCGCATGCGTACCACCCTCACCGCCGGCGTCCTCGCCGTCGCCGCGATCCTCGGCAGCACCGGCACCGCGCTCGCCCACGACCGGGACGACCACTACTCCGGCGGCAGGAAGGGCAGCTGCGCCACGTTCGCCGCGGCGCACGGCGGGAACGCGTCGTTCGGCAGCGCCTGTAAGCACTCCGAGTGGATGGGCCAGATGGGCGGCTGGATGGGTCACCACTCCCACTGAGGCCCCCTCGTTCCGGCGCTTCGCGGGCCGGTGCGAGCACCCCAGGGCGCGTACCGCCGCGACGCGGCTGCGCGCCCTGTCGTGTGCGCGCGGGGGGCTCGGCGCGGACGTGACGCGGCTCACTGGAAAAGGGTGACACGACGGTGTCGCGGACGGCTGCGACCGTGCCGCACATGATGATCAAAGACGAGGACTGCCTCACCGAGACCCTGGCGTTCAATGAACGGTTCGCGGCCGACGCGGACAGCCGGGTACGCCGGGGAGCGCCCGACGCCACCATGCTGGCCGCCCTTCGCCGCAACCGCCTGGGCGGCGACACGCCTCCCGTACGACTGCCCCATGGGCACGACCGCGTCCTCGCGGGCGGGGTGCGGGTCCGGACCTTCATACCCCCGCGCGTCGACGGCGTGTACCTGCACATCCACGGCGGCGGCTGGGCGTTCGGCTCCGCCGACGGGCAGGACGACCGCCTGTGGCGTCTGGCGCGAGACGCCCGGGTCGCCGTGGTGAGCGTGGAGTACCGCCTCGCGCCCGAACACCCCTTCCCCGCCGGGCCCGAGGACTGCGAGACCGCCGCCCGCTGGCTGGTGGACAACGCCGAGGCCGAATTCGGCACCCGCCGGCTCCTGATCGGCGGCGAGTCGGCCGGCGCGCACCTGAGCGTCCTGACGCTGCTGCGCCTGCGTGACCGGCACGGCGTCAGCGGAGCGTTCCGGGCGGCCCACCTGCTGTTCGGGCCCTACGCCTGTCGATGACTCCGAGCCAGCGCCTGTTCGGTTCCCGGCGGTCGCTGAGCAACACGGACACCCTGCGCTCCACCTATGAGCAGTTCACGCCCGGCATGGACGCCGAGCGGCGCCGCGATCCCGGCATGTCCCCGCTCTTCGCCGACCTCACGGGACTGCCGCCGGCCCGGATCGTGGTCGGAACCGAGGACCCGTTGCGGGACGACTCCCTCTTTCTGGCCGCGCGGTGGCGGGCGGCGGGCGCACCCGTACGGCTCGATGTCGTCGCCGGGGCCATGCACGGCTTCACCCTGTTCCCCCTCACCATCACCGAGCGGGAACTGCGACGCCAGGGAAGCTTCCTGGCCTCGGCACGGTAGCGTCCGACGACGTGAACCGTACTGCCCGTCTGTACTGGCTGGTCGAAGAACTGCGCGCGGCGGCGCCGAGGCCCCTGACGGTCGCGGCGCTCGCCGCGCGATGCGAGGTGAGTACGCGCACCGTGCAGCGCGACCTCCAGACACTGATGGAGACCGGCGTGCCGGTGCGCACGATGACGGGGCGGGGCGGGGGGCTGGTCGATCGACCCCGGCATGACCCTGCCGCCGGTGCGGTTCACCGCCGATGAGGCCGCCGCCCTCACGGTGGCCCTCGCGGGGGTCGGGGCCGGCGCCCCGTACGCGGGCGCCGCCCGTACGGCCGCCCAGAAGATCGCGGCCTCGATCACCGGTCCCGCGTCGACCGCGGCGCGCGAACTCGCCGCCCGGATCGTGACGCTGCCCTCGCCGGGCGACCGCGGTGTCCGTAGCGCGGTGGAGAGCGCTCTCAGCGCCAACACGGCCCTGCGGCTGTCCTACCTCGACGCGGGCGGCCGCGCGAGCGTCCGCGTGGTGGAACCGGCGGGACTGCTCACCGCCGAGGGGCGCTGGTACCTCATCGCCTGGTGCCGTACGCGCCGGGCGGGCCGGGGCTTCCGCCTCGACCGGATCGCGACGGCGCAACCCCTCGCCGAACAGGCCGAACCCCGCGACTTGGCGGCCCTGTTGCGCGGCTCCGCGGCCACCTCGGCGGTGCGGCCCGCCACCTTGGACGCCCTCGCGCCCGCGCCGTGAGGGCATCGCGCCCGTACGGGCGTGGTGACGAGCCGTCAGCTGTTGTGGCGGCGGTTTGGGAGAAGGCATGGCCGGGGTGGGACACGGTAACGGGCAACGATTACGATCCGGCTCATGAGCACCTCGGATCAGGACCAAGCGGTGGACGCGACCCCGGAAGCCCCCGGAACGACCGGAGCGAAGCCATCGCCTGCGGCGAAGCCGCGTTCGGAGCGGGGTGGGGCCGAGGCAGCCGGCGATCGGGACGCTTCCGAGGGCACCCGGGCTCAGTCCGCGAGCGCCGGGCGGGCCCCGGAGGCGGGGGAGCGGCAGGGCGGGGAGGCGTCCCCTCGCGCCGCTCAACTTCCGCGTGCAGAAGGGGACTTGAACGCAACCCAGGACCCGGAAGGCGCGACGGCGGCTGATCCGGGCGCCACCGCCCACCCCAAGGCCGCGTCCGGCGGGCGCGTGGCGGGTGGTTCGGGCTCTGGTTCGGTCGAGGCGGCCGTGGACGCGCTTGACGGGGCCACCTCGGGCGGAGGCGGGCGCGTGGCGGGTGGTTCGGGCTCCGGTTCGGTCGAAGCGACTGCGGACGACGCTCTTGATGCGGCCGCTTCGGGCGGGCGTGCCGAGACTGGCTCTGAGGCGGCCATGGGCGCGACTGGTGTGGCCACCCCGGGCGAGCCCGTCAAGGGTGCGGCGGCCCACCCTGGTGAGATATCCCCGGGCGCCCCGGCAGCGGGTGACCCGGAGATCCGTGGAGCGGTCACCCCGGACGCCCAACGCGGGGGTGGTGGGAACGAAGGCGCCCCGGACGCTCTCGACGACCAGGCCCCCGCCGACGCGACCCCGCACGCTTCCGCCGAGGGCGCCCCGCCCCAGGACGCGCCCGCGCGGGGCGGTCTTGCCCCCCGGCAGGCGCGCCGCATCCGCATGGTCGCCGCCGGTGTGCTCATGGTGGCGATCGGCGTGATCCTCGTCGTACGGCTGGCGACCCGTTCCTCGGTGCTGGTCGTCGGCGTTTATGGAATCGCTCTCATCCTGTGCGGCGTGGTCATCGAGCTGAGCCGCAACGGGCGTACCCGGCTTGCCTCCTGGCTCCTCGTGGTGGGCCTCGCCGCGGCGTTCGGCATGGACTGGTTCGTCCTGCCCTGACAGGCCGCCTTCGGTTGCTTCCCTCCCTGCTCCCCGGCCCCACGCCACGCGGGCCGGCGGGCACCCCGGCACCCCGCAGGGCTTCGCAGGGCCGACGAGCGCCCCGTCCGAGAGCGCTCTCAGGCCGGTCAAATTCGAAAGCCAACCGGCGCCTCAGGCAACCCCGCCCTCGGGCCCACCCGCCCAGCGGGCCACCCGGTCCCGGCACCCCTCAGCAACCCCGCCCCGCCCGGGCACCCCCCAGCAACCCCGCCTCCCCGTGCCGCCTACCCCACCCCGTTACGGCTCACCGCATCTCGCGCCCTCGCTCCACCCAGGGTCTGAGAGCGCTCTCAGGCTGCGCCCGAGCCCGAAGCGGCTGCCCTCACCGGCCCTCGTGGCAGCCGGCACAGCAGACGGCCCGGCCCGGCGCCGCGTGCCCCGCCTGCCAACGTGCCCGAGGCTCCCCGCGCCCCACCCACCCGCACTTGCCCTCCCCCCACCCGTTGACATGTACCCGCCTCACGGTGAATCTTGATGCTCGAAACTCCACTGTTCCAAGCATGAACGCGCACACCCGCCCCGGCCGTCGGCATAACCGCGTACACCGCCACCGGCTGTTGGCGTAAGCGCGCACACCGCGCCCGGCTGTTGCTCGGTACGAACGGAGAACGACTCTTGCGGACCCTCTGGTATCGCTTTCACCCTCCCCGGCGCCCCGCCGTCGCCGCCCTCTCGGCGCTCGCGCTCGCCCTCACCGCCCTGACCGTCCCGGCCGCCGCGCGGGCCGAGGCCGCGGCGCCGCCCGGTGGCGTCCTGGACAGCGGGACGAAGTCATTGACCTGGCAGAGCCCGATCTACGAGAAGGGCACTGTCGACGCGCCCGACAAGTGCCCGCCCCCCGCGCAGGACCCGGCCGGCGCCGTCTGCGCCCGCTTCGACCTGACGGTGCGTCCGCCCGCCCACCAGTGGGACGACAACCCGGAGGGCGGCGTGCCCGTCTCCGTCCAATGGGCCACGCCCACCGACGACTTCGACCTCTACGTCTACGACGACGCGGGCAAGCAGGTCGCCTCCAGCGCCGGTACCGCCGACCCCGAGGCCACCGTCATCCCGAAGGCGTCGGGGACCTACCACGTGGTCATCGTCCCTTACGACGTACACCACAACTCCTTCACGGGTACGGCGTACCTGCCCGAGCCCACGGACGCGGGGAACCTCACCGCCTTCGCCGGCAAGGACGGTACGTACGACATCGCCGCCGGCGCGCTGAAGGCCCGCGTGGACTTTCTCGCCGACGACACCCTGCGGCTGCGCGCCGCGCCGGACGGCACCTTCACCGACCCGCCCGGCAGCCACATGATCCAGACGCAGCCCAAGGCGCAGAAGGACACCAAGTCCTTTGACGCGCACGGCTATTACGGTATCCGGAGCAAGGACACCGTCCTGCGTGTCTACAAGAAGCCGCTGCGCTTCGCCCTCTACAAGGGGGACAACGAAACCGTCATCTGGTCCGAGGCCGACCCGCTGCGCTGGACCTCCGGTGGGATGCGTCAGAGCCTGACCCGTGGCGCGGATGAGCAGTTCTTCGGCGGCGGCGAGCAGAACGGCAGCTTCTCGCACCGCGACCAGGTCATGAACGTGGGCAACAACACCAACTGGAACGAGGGTGGCTGGAACAACTCCCAGCCCTTCTACATCTCCTCGGCCGGATACGGCGTGTTCCGCAACACCTTCACGCCGGGCGTCTACGACTTCGGGCCGCGCGTGCGAACCGGACAGCAGGAACGGCGCCTGGACGCCTACTACTTCACCGGCGACGTCAAGTCGGTCATCGGCAAGTACACCTCGCTGGTGGGCAAGCCGTTCATGCCGCCCGTGTACGGCCTCGAACCGGGCGACTCCGACTGCTACTTGCACAACGCCAACCGGGGCGAGCGCCACACGCTGGACGCGCTCAAGGTCGCCGACGGCTACACCCAGAACCAGATGCCGCTCGGCTGGATGCTCGTCAACGACGGCTATGGCTGCGGCTATGAGAACCTGGCCGAGACCGGCAAGGGCCTGCGGGCCCACAACGCCCAGCTCGGCCTGTGGACCCAGGACGGCCTCGGCAAACTCGCCGACCAGGTCAAGGCGGGCCAGCGCGTGGCCAAGCTGGACGTCGCGTGGGTCGGCAACGGATATGGCTTCGCCCTGAACGCCTGCGACCAGGCGAAGGCCGGCATCGAGGACAACAGCGACGCGCGCGGCTTCGTATGGCTGCCCGTCTCCTGGGCCGGCGCCCAGCGCTGCGGCGTCCTGTGGAGCGGTGACCAGAAGCTCAGCTGGGACTATCTGCGCTGGCAGATCCCCACGTACGCGGGCGCCACGTTGTCGGGCATCGCGTACAACACGGGTGACGTCGGCAGCATCTTCGGCCACGACCCCAAGATGTACACGCGTGACCTCCAGTGGAAGGCGTTCCTGCCGGCCATCATGACGATGGACGGCTGGGCCAAGGACCTCACCACCGGCAAGGCCGCCGACCAGCAGCCCTGGCTGGACGGTGGGCCCTACGCCTCCATCAACCGCAAGTACCTCCAGCTCAAGGAACGTCTCATCCCGTACATGTACGGGCTCTCCAAGGACGCCACGAAGACCGGTGTCGGCGCGGTCCGCCCGCTCTCCCTGGAGTACCCGGACGACCCCAACACTCTGGGCGCCGACGCCAAGTACGAGTTCTTGGCCGGTCCCGACTTCCTCGTCGCGCCCGTCTACAGCGACACCAGCGTCCGGGACGGCATCTACCTGCCCAAGGGCACCTGGACCGACTACTGGACGGGCAAGACCTACCAGGGCCCCACGACCATCGACCATTACGCCGCGCCCCTGGACACGTTGCCGCTGTTCGTGAAGGGCGGCTCGATCGTGCCGATGTGGCCCCAGGGCACGACATCCTGGGAGACCCGGAACAAGGGCGAGCTGGACTACGACATCTATCCGCGCCTCGGCACTTCCTCCTACACGCTGTACGAGGACGACGGTGTCACACGGAAGTTCGCCCAGGGCGCTTCGGCAACCCAGCGGGTCCAGGTGACCTCGGCCGGACGGGCCTCGGTCGTCAACGTCGGCCCCAGTGTGGGCAGTTACCAGGGCAAGCCGGCCAGCCGCGCCTACCGTCTCACCGTGCACGGCAGGACCGCGCCCACCATCGTCGCGCTCGGCGGGCAGCGGCTGCGCCGGTACGGTTCGGCGGCCGAGCTCGGCGCGGCGGGCACCGGCTGGTTCTTCGATCCGGCGACCGGAGTGACGCAGATCAGGACGCCGTCGCAGTCCACCGGGCGCGGTTTCTCCGTCGAGATCGCGTGAGGGTGGCCTGACGCCCGGCGCCGGGCCGGGGGCCGTACCGTGAGCCGTCCGGTACGGCCCCTTCGCACGTGCGGGAGGTGGGTTGGGGCAGGATCGGCGTACGGCTGAACAGGCACTCCACCGTCAAGGAGATCGATCCGATGTCATTCCGTGCCATCCGTGTCACCAAGGACGACGAGCGGGGCCACCACGTCGAGACCGTCACGCTGGAGGAGGAGGAACTCCACGACGGCGATGTGACGGTCGCCGTGGACTACTCCACCGTCAACTACAAGGACGGCCTCGCGCTCGCCCACGGCAAGGGCATCGTGCGGACGTATCCGCTGGTGCCCGGCATCGACTTCGCGGGCACCGTCGAATCGTCCACGCACCCCTCGTTCGCGCCCGGCGACCAGGTGGTGCTCAACGGCTACGGCGTGGGGGAGGGGCACGACGGCGGCTTCGCGCAGAAGGCCCGGGTCAACGGCGACTGGCTGGTCCCGC
Protein-coding regions in this window:
- a CDS encoding WYL domain-containing protein; amino-acid sequence: MTLPPVRFTADEAAALTVALAGVGAGAPYAGAARTAAQKIAASITGPASTAARELAARIVTLPSPGDRGVRSAVESALSANTALRLSYLDAGGRASVRVVEPAGLLTAEGRWYLIAWCRTRRAGRGFRLDRIATAQPLAEQAEPRDLAALLRGSAATSAVRPATLDALAPAP
- a CDS encoding HTH domain-containing protein gives rise to the protein MNRTARLYWLVEELRAAAPRPLTVAALAARCEVSTRTVQRDLQTLMETGVPVRTMTGRGGGLVDRPRHDPAAGAVHRR
- a CDS encoding TIM-barrel domain-containing protein, which encodes MRTLWYRFHPPRRPAVAALSALALALTALTVPAAARAEAAAPPGGVLDSGTKSLTWQSPIYEKGTVDAPDKCPPPAQDPAGAVCARFDLTVRPPAHQWDDNPEGGVPVSVQWATPTDDFDLYVYDDAGKQVASSAGTADPEATVIPKASGTYHVVIVPYDVHHNSFTGTAYLPEPTDAGNLTAFAGKDGTYDIAAGALKARVDFLADDTLRLRAAPDGTFTDPPGSHMIQTQPKAQKDTKSFDAHGYYGIRSKDTVLRVYKKPLRFALYKGDNETVIWSEADPLRWTSGGMRQSLTRGADEQFFGGGEQNGSFSHRDQVMNVGNNTNWNEGGWNNSQPFYISSAGYGVFRNTFTPGVYDFGPRVRTGQQERRLDAYYFTGDVKSVIGKYTSLVGKPFMPPVYGLEPGDSDCYLHNANRGERHTLDALKVADGYTQNQMPLGWMLVNDGYGCGYENLAETGKGLRAHNAQLGLWTQDGLGKLADQVKAGQRVAKLDVAWVGNGYGFALNACDQAKAGIEDNSDARGFVWLPVSWAGAQRCGVLWSGDQKLSWDYLRWQIPTYAGATLSGIAYNTGDVGSIFGHDPKMYTRDLQWKAFLPAIMTMDGWAKDLTTGKAADQQPWLDGGPYASINRKYLQLKERLIPYMYGLSKDATKTGVGAVRPLSLEYPDDPNTLGADAKYEFLAGPDFLVAPVYSDTSVRDGIYLPKGTWTDYWTGKTYQGPTTIDHYAAPLDTLPLFVKGGSIVPMWPQGTTSWETRNKGELDYDIYPRLGTSSYTLYEDDGVTRKFAQGASATQRVQVTSAGRASVVNVGPSVGSYQGKPASRAYRLTVHGRTAPTIVALGGQRLRRYGSAAELGAAGTGWFFDPATGVTQIRTPSQSTGRGFSVEIA